The proteins below come from a single Melospiza melodia melodia isolate bMelMel2 chromosome 12, bMelMel2.pri, whole genome shotgun sequence genomic window:
- the LOC134423487 gene encoding zinc finger protein 883-like: protein MRGEGSPGAQTAPASRNGEMENGELFGSPGLPAAWAGRAPSRRGTPNPSVIPSSWDRGEPPRAPAGWGAMLLGSRVQAALEPHDSGRALLPPLPAAAPPLPPSSSSSGPGALAAGGRSGDGAGSGFPIPNPWEAARQRNMPEDTDAEQELSMESREDKCPRQNLVAEAVLSGSTAQESNAEEKPWRCRTRRGCKRSWRGSEGERASLGREGGQRWSQSSELVLHEQLHDGEKPQKRVQCGKRFRRSSDLIKHQRTHTGERPYDCDQCRKRFKTSSHLLQHQRTHMEEMPFRCPDCGKGFRHKSHLVMHQEIHTGERPHKCEECGKSFSRSSSVIRHQVIHTGERPYECEECGKSFSLRSQLMRHQVVHTGERPYECEECGKSFSWSSTLIRHQRTHTGERPYECEECEKRFSLRSELSQHQRTHTGERPYECDQCRKRFQSSSHLLQHQRTHTEERPFRCPDCGQGFRHNSHLVMHRQIHTGERPHECEECGKSFSRSSTLIRHQRTHTGERPYECGECGKRFRQSANLIQHRNIHTGKRSHRCGKCGKSFRQHSYLIRHQKIHTGERPYECDKCRKRFKTSSYLLRHYRIHREERPFQCPDCGKGFKHNCTLITHRRIHTGERPYECEECGKSFSQRSHLNKHQRSHQ, encoded by the exons atgaggggagaagggagcccgggagcccaaacagccccggcatcccgaaatggggagatgGAAAACGGGGAACTTTTCGGATCGCCGGGtctcccagcagcctgggcagggcgggcaccgagtAGACGGGGGACCCCGAATCCAAGCGTgatccccagcagctgggacaggggggaacctcCCCGGGCACCTGCGGGATGGGGGGCGATGCTCTTGGGTTCCAGAGTTCAGGCAGCGCTGGAGCCGCACGATTCCGGCCGTGCTCTGCTCCCGCCGCTCCCTGCTGCCGCtccgcctcttcctccctcctcctcctcgtccggTCCCGGAGCCCTCGCAGCCGGCgggaggagcggggatggagccgggtcAG gatttcccattcccaaccccTGGGAGGCTGCAAGGCAGAGGAATATGCCCGAGGACACTgatgcag agcaggagctgagcatggagagcagggaggacaaatgcccgcggcagaacctggtggcagaggccgttttgagcggctccacagcgCAGGAATCCAACgcggaggaaaagccctggagatgccgcacgaggaggggctgcaaacgcagctggcggggatctgagggggaaagagccagcctgggccgggaaggcggccagagatggagccagagctcggagctggtgctccatgagcagctccatgatggggagaagccccagaaACgtgtgcagtgtgggaagaggttccgGAGGAGCTCcgacctgatcaagcaccagaggacccacactggggaacggccctacgattGTGATCAATGCAGGAAAAGATttaagaccagctcccatctcctccagcaccagcgcaCGCACATGGAGGAGatgcccttccgctgccccgactgtgggaagggattcaggcaCAAGTCCCATCTTGTCATGCACCAAGAaatccatactggggagaggccccataagtgtgaggaatgtgggaagagcttcagccggagctcCAGCGTGATCCGGCACCAGGtaatccacaccggggagaggccctatgagtgtgaggaatgtgggaagagcttcagcttgAGATCCCAGCTGATGAGGCACCAGGTggtccacactggggagaggccctacgagtgtgaggaatgtgggaagagcttcagctggagctccaccctgatcaggcaccagaggacccacactggggaaaggccctacgagtgtgaggagTGTGAGAAGAGGTTTAGCTTGAGATCCGAGCTGAGTCAGCatcagaggacccacactggggaacggccctacgagtgcgATCAGTGCAGGAAGAGATTTCAgtccagctcccatctcctccagcaccagcgcacgcacacagaggagaggcccttccgctgccccgactgtgggcAGGGCTTCAGGCACAATTCCCATCTTGTCATGCACCGAcaaatccacactggggagaggccccacgagtgtgaggaatgtgggaagagcttcagtcggAGCTCAaccctgatcaggcaccagaggacccacactggggaacggccctacgagtgtggggagtgtgggaagaggttcagACAGAGCGCCAACCTGATTCAGCACCGGAACATCCACACTGGAAAACGGTCGCACAGGTGTGGGAAATGTGGAAAGAGCTTCAGGCAGCATTCCTACCTGATCCGCCACCAAaagatccacacaggggagaggccctacgagtgtgataaatgcaggaagaggtttaagaccagctcctatctcctccggcactatcgcattcacagagaggagaggcccttccaatgccccgactgcgggaagggattcaagcacaactgcaccctcatcacccaccggcgcatccacactggggagaggccctacgagtgtgaggagtgtgggaagagcttctcacagcgCTCTCACTTGAACAagcaccaacggagccaccagtaa